In Maridesulfovibrio sp., a single genomic region encodes these proteins:
- the thiS gene encoding sulfur carrier protein ThiS — translation MLVTLNGKETELADGMTVTELLKSKKLPPETVVVEQNMEIIPTDAFGTTTINDGDHLEVLRFVGGG, via the coding sequence ATGCTTGTTACTCTCAACGGTAAAGAGACCGAACTCGCCGACGGCATGACCGTTACTGAACTGCTCAAGTCGAAAAAACTCCCACCTGAAACTGTGGTTGTTGAACAGAACATGGAGATCATCCCGACAGACGCTTTCGGCACAACAACAATCAACGACGGGGATCACCTCGAAGTACTGCGCTTTGTAGGCGGAGGTTAA
- the phoU gene encoding phosphate signaling complex protein PhoU, translating into MDMQHPLKVYEDELSELQSLVLDLGNLALDQLTAAIASFEENAPDKAQAIIDRDEEVNNLEHLVDRTSLMIVTKMEPKAGDLRYILSSSKVASDLERIADYAKSIAKRGKRGFAQEHTPHLVYVQHMGKELTAMLTNILIAFKEQSVEKALDVWHSDSNVDALFKEAVLGLKDCVESEDLEGKGFISLLFALRCLERVGDHITNIAEHIYFIKYAEYFSGKR; encoded by the coding sequence ATGGATATGCAGCACCCCCTCAAAGTATATGAGGACGAATTATCGGAACTTCAATCCCTTGTTCTTGATCTGGGCAATCTGGCTCTGGACCAGTTGACCGCGGCCATCGCCTCTTTTGAGGAAAATGCCCCGGACAAGGCACAGGCCATAATAGACAGGGATGAAGAGGTGAACAACCTTGAGCATCTGGTCGACCGCACTTCACTTATGATAGTGACCAAGATGGAACCCAAGGCCGGAGACCTTCGTTACATCCTTTCCAGCAGCAAAGTTGCCTCCGATCTGGAACGTATAGCCGACTACGCTAAAAGTATTGCCAAAAGAGGCAAACGGGGATTTGCACAGGAACACACTCCGCACCTTGTCTATGTGCAGCATATGGGCAAGGAACTGACCGCCATGCTCACGAATATCCTTATTGCCTTCAAGGAACAAAGCGTTGAGAAAGCTCTGGATGTCTGGCACAGCGACAGCAATGTCGATGCTCTTTTCAAAGAGGCCGTGCTTGGTTTGAAAGACTGCGTGGAATCGGAAGATCTGGAAGGCAAGGGCTTTATTTCACTCCTTTTTGCTCTGCGCTGTCTGGAACGGGTCGGAGACCACATCACCAACATTGCAGAACATATCTATTTCATAAAATACGCCGAATATTTTTCCGGCAAAAGATAA